TGATGGTTTTTTTTTGTTTAAAATGTTGAGTGAAGGTAACACCTTGCGGATCATTAAACAATCCGGCTCTTCCCGCCGAACCCGTCGGCTACACTTCAAACATGCATTCGCGCTGGTACAGTAGTTGTCCAGGCAGGCGGCAAACGGACTGAGATAATTTAGCCAGGCTACATCGACCGGCCTGAACAAAACGTTTTATATATTTGAAAAATAAAACGATTGGAATGAAAAGTAATGACGTATTGGCCGCACGTTTCCGCGAAGTCATCCTCAACGGGACCTGGATCGCCAACACGAATTTTATGGACCAGCTCACCGGAACTGACCTGGTGACGGTGACCACAAAATACGAATCACTGAACACCATTGCCGACCTGGCCAGGCACATTCATTATTATATTAACGGCCTGAACGGTTTCTTTCGCGAAGGTACGCTTGACATCCGTGATCAGTTCAGTTTTGATTTTGCACCAATGGAACGCCAGGACCAATGGGACGACTTTATTGTGCAATTCAATGAAGATGCGGAAGATTTCGCGGCAATGATAGAACAGCTGCCCGAAGAACGCATGCAGCAGGTTTTTGTTGATGCAAAATACGGCTCCTACCACCGCAATATCGACGCCATGATCGAACATTGCTACTATCACCTCGGACAAGTCGTGTTGATTAAAAAACTGGTGATTTCCGAGCATAAAGAAAACGGCAGCATCTGACAGCGCGTTGCCCTAAAATTTTCCGGTGTATCCGATAGCCAGCGTAAACTCGCGTGTGAGTCCGTCCGGCCTCACATCCCTGACCACAAATGGTGCAGCTGCCGACAATGAAATGCTGCCGCGCCCAAAATCGAAGACGCCAACCAGGTTGCCATTGATCGTGAGTCCGTCTGAGCCGGGTATCGCTTCGCGGCTGCCGTAAATATTTTCGAATGAATCTTCACCCAGATGGTAGATAACCAGCAGGTTCGGCTTGAGCAGAAACCGCTTCTGAGCCAATGAAATCGTATATGTTCCGCGCAGCAACGCATCAGGCCGTCGCCTGAAGAGGTTAGTCGATGGAAAGGCGTCTGTACCCGAATATTCGGCAAAGAAAGAATTGGCGTTGATGTTAAACATGACC
The nucleotide sequence above comes from Flavobacterium magnum. Encoded proteins:
- a CDS encoding DUF1572 family protein codes for the protein MKSNDVLAARFREVILNGTWIANTNFMDQLTGTDLVTVTTKYESLNTIADLARHIHYYINGLNGFFREGTLDIRDQFSFDFAPMERQDQWDDFIVQFNEDAEDFAAMIEQLPEERMQQVFVDAKYGSYHRNIDAMIEHCYYHLGQVVLIKKLVISEHKENGSI